The Streptomyces taklimakanensis nucleotide sequence GGCGAGCCGGTCGCTCGCCTGTCCCAGCTCACGGTAGGTGAGCCGGCGGTCTTCGAAGACGACCGCCACGGCTTCGGGCTCTGCCTCCACCTGCTGCTCCAGCAGGGCGGGCAGGCAGGTGCCGTGTTGCGGTCGGGTGTCGCGTGCGGGCACAGCGGACTGAGCGGTTCTCAAGGTATCCCCCAGTGAATGGCTGGCTCTCCCCCGTGTTCCGCGCCCCGATGTCGCTGTCCGGGTGCGGTGGGAGCCTTCGCGGCGCCGGCGTCAGGAGCGGTTCGTCTCCTGCTCCACAGCGGTGCGATCGAGGACCGGGCGCGCTGCCCGGAGCTCGGCGCCTCAACGACGCCACAGAGGCAACCACACCACCGGGTCCCGGGCAAGGTTTTTTAACGAGCGTTCCACAACTGATAAACTTCACCCATGTCACCACGCCCCAGGAACTTCGATCTCGATCACGCGCTGGACGCGGCCATGGCCACGTTCTGGGACAAGGGGTACGCCGCCACGTCGGCCCAGGACCTGGTGGAGAGCACGGGCTTGGGCCGCGGCAGCCTCTACAACGCGTTCCACAGCAAGCACGACCTGTTCGAGGCGGCCATCGAGCGCTACGACGCCGAGTGGACGACCCGGTTGGTGGCGCTCCTCGAAGAGGGGCCGGGGCTCGCCCGTGACCGAATACGCGCCGTCCTGATGAGCGTGGTGGAGGAGGAGACCGCCGAGGCGCCGGAACACCGCGGCTGTCTCGTGGTCAACACCGCGATGGAGTTGGCGGGCCGGGATCCGCGGGTCACCGAGCTCGTGCGGAGGACCTTCGCGCGCATGGAGGCGGCGTTGACGGCCTGTGTCGAGCAGGGGTGGCGCGACGGCTCGATCGAGGAGACCGCGGCCTCCCGCTCCCTGGCGCTGCATTTGCTCAACTCGCTGTACGGCCTCCGCGTGTTGGGCAAGGTGGCCGATCGCGAGACCCTGGTCGGTGTCGTGGACCGGGCCCTGCCGCCGCTTCCATAGCGGTGCGCGGGCTCTTGCGCCGGGTGGCCGTCAGGGCTCCTCGGGGGTGGCGGAACCCTCCAGCCTCAGCAGGCTGTCCAGCAGTCCCGGAAAGCGTTCCTCGAAGTCCGGGCGCAACCGCAGCAGCATGCCCGTACCGGTGCTGCGCTGGAGGATGAACCCTGCCTCGCGGAGCACCTTCCAGTGGTAGGAGCGGGTCGATTTCGAGCCCGGTACGTCGAGCGTGGAGCAGGCGACCTCGGTTCCGGGTTCCGAGGCGAGCCGGACCACCACTCGGCGTCGATGCCGGTCGGCCAACGCGGCGTACACGGCGCCGAGTTCCACCGCCTCCAGCGGCGGATGAGACAGCTGAACGGGCATCCGCGGCCTTTCACCGAGAGGTCGTCGAAGAGCGTTGCCAGCATAACCGGGGCCCTCTAGGGTGAAGTGGTTCGAAAATTTTCGAACCCTGGGCCATGGCACGTGCCCCGCGCATTCCGATCACCCGACACCACGGCAGGAGTCACCCCATGTCCACGGCACAACCGACCATCGCGGTTTTGGGCACCGGCATCATCGGCGCCCCCGTCGCGCGCAACCTGAGCAAGAGCGGTTTCGCCGTTCGGGCGTGGAACCGCACCGGAAGCAAGGCCGAGGCGCTGACCGCCGACGGTGTGCGCGCCGTCGACACCCCGGCCGACGCGGTCGCGGACGCCGATGTGGTCCTGACCGCCCTCAACGACGGCCCCCGCGTCCTGGAGGCCATGGAGGCGGCCGCTCCGGGACTGGCCGAGGGCGCGATCTGGGTGCAGACCAGCACGGTGGGGGAGGAGGTCGACCGGCTCGCCGCCCACGCCGCCGAGGCCGGCCTGGTGTTCGTCGACGCCCCCGTGCAGGGCACCCGACAACCCGCCGAACTGGGCAAACTGGTGATCATGGCAGCCGGGCCGCAGGTCGTGCGCCCCACCGTGCAGCCGATCTTCGACGCCATCGGCTCGCGCACCGTGTGGGTCGGGGAGGACGGCGCCTCCGGAGCGGCCAGCCGTCTGAAGCTCGTCCTCAACACCTGGGTGATCGCGCTGACCCACGGCGTCGGCGAGGCGCTGGCCCTGGCCGACCGGCTGGGCGTCGAGCCGGAGCACTTCCTCGACGTCGTCGCGGGCGGCCCGATGGACAACGGCTTCTTCCGGGCCAAGTCCTCCGCGATCCTCTCCGGCGACTACACCCCCAGCTTCTCCGTGGACAACTCCGAGAAGGACGCCCGGCTCGTGTTGGAGGCGGCTCGGCGCGTCGGTGTCCGTCTGGACTGCGTCGAGGCGGGCCACCGACGCTTTCGGCGCGCTTCGGAACAGGGGCACGGGGGCAGGGACATGGCGGCCGGTTACTTCGCGAGCTTCGACGCGTAGAGCACCGAGGCGGCCGACGGCACCCGGCCGGGGGAGGGGGCGGCCGCTCGGCCGGTTCCGTCCTCCCGGTCGGAAGTCGCGTGCGGGACGGTCCGTCGACGTGGCGCGTGTCTTGTTCTCGGCGCTTCGGTCGTCGCCTCCGCGCCGTAGGGTGACGGGGACCGTGGTCGCCGCGTCGCGCCCGTCGGGCCGGGGCGCGGGCCGTGCCGGACGAGAGACGAGGGTGTCGATGGTGAGGAAAGACCCTTGGGTGAGGGAACTGCGCAGGAGCGAGCGGCCCACGGCGCACGTGGTCCTCCTCCCGCACGCCGGGGGCGCCGCCACGTTCTTCGCGTCGTTCGCGCGGCACTTCCCCGAGGGCTTCGACGTCTCGGCGGTCCAGTACCCCGGACGGCAGGAGCGCCTCGGCGAACCCTTCGTCACCACCATCGAGGAGCTCGCCGACCGACTGACGCCGTCCTGCCGCCGGTATGCCGCCGACACCGTGCCGCTCGTGCTCTTCGGTCACAGCATGGGAGCGGCCGTGGCCTTCGAGACGGCGCTCCGACTCGCCGCCGAGGGCACGACGGCGCGGTGTCGTCTGGTCGTCTCCGGCAGGTCCGCTCCGTCGGTGCGTCGGGAGAGCCACGTGCATCGCGGCACGGACCGGGAGATCCTCGACCACCTCGCCGAGTTGGGGGGAACCGACACCGAGGTCATGCGGGAGCCGGAGCTCATGAGCATGATCATGCCCGCCATTCGCAACGACTACCGTGCGATCGAGCTGTACCGGCCGGCGGCGAACGTCGTGGTGGACATGCCGGTCATGTGCCTCACGGGCGACCGGGACCGGTGGGTCACGCACGAGGGGGCCGCCGCGTGGAAGGACCACACGTCCGCGGACTTCCGGCTGAGGACCTTTCCGGGAGGGCACTTCTACCTGACGGAGCACCGGGAGGCCGTGGCGCGCCTGGTGGCGGAGTGGGGCGGCTCCGTGCGCGATCGCCCCTCCCCGGGCGCCGACGGGTGACGCGCGGCGGGCCGGGCCGGGGGAGTTCGCGCCACCGGTGACGCCGGCCGCGGCCGGCGGGTGCTCGGTCCCGTGGGCGGGACGCCGCACGGGAGTTGATTCGCGAGGATGCACGACTCGCGCGAATCGTGCGCCGGCGCGCCCCCGTGCGCCCTTCTGTGCTGCGTGACCCGTGCTCGGCCGGTGTCCCCGGCCGGCCGTGCCACCCGAGGAGGACCGACCGGAGACCGACGGCCCGGTGGCGGGCCGACCGGCGTCCCGCGGACGTTGCACGTGGTCGGGGGTGTGGCAGCCCGGTACCGGGGACCGGGGCCGGGGTGTCCGCGGTGACGCCGCACGGATTTTTTCGACGGAGGGGTGTTTGCGGGTGCTCCGCAGGGGCACCCGCAGGGGCGGCGATCCGGCTCCCGAGCCGTCGTACGACGGGGCGGGCTTTCGCTGAAGCTGCTCGACGGCCGCGGCGGAAGGGCGAGAGAAACGCCCTCCGTGAAAATTCAGGGGGTTGCCATTGTGTGACACACCGTGAAGACTGTGGCCGGGTTCCATCGGGACGAAGGCGCCCAGAGCGCGCATTGCGCCACTGCTCGGACAGCACCCGTCGAGCGTGTGCTCCTTCGTTCCGTACTCAGGCGTCAGACCCTCGTGGGTCTTCGCCTGTCCGTGTGTGTTCGGGGCAATCCGCGCAGCGGCTGCGCGGAGGGTTTCGCTGGGGGGTTTGTGATGCCGGCTTGGTCCGCTGGGTGGATGCCACCGCCCGTCCTCGACCGGACGGAAGACCGAAGTGCGGTTGGGCGAATGTGTTGATCCGGTCCGAGCGACTCCGGTGACGAGCCGATGACGACCGCGCGGCCCGCCGGGGACGTCGCCGTGCCCCGCACCCCGCCGTCCGGGAGGGATCGGCGGACCGGTTGACGCCGCCGTCGGGCTCGGCCGTACGGTCGGCCGACGGCCGGAACGCACGTCACCGCACGCCGCTCCTCGCCGGCACGGGCCACGAGCCCTCCGGCGCAGCACGGCCCACCACGACCGTGGCCCCGTCGCGCCCGCACGCCCCACCCAAGGGAGAAAAGGTGACCAGCAGCCAACTGAGACAGAGAGCCTCGGCCTTCGACGCGTTAGCCGACCGGTGGCGGTCCTTACACGCCTCCGGGCCCGTGCTGTACGACGAGAAGCAGGGCCTGTGGCAGGTCGTGGACCACCGGGGCGTCGCCGCCGTACTCGCCGACCCGGTGACGTACTCCTCGGACCTCTCCCCGATCACCCCCACCCAGAAGGACTTCGAGGCCTTCCGGCAGGGCAACTTCGTCGGCATGGACCCGCCGGAGCACCGCAAGCTCCGCACGCTGGTGAGCCAGGCGTTCACCCCGCGAGTGGTGCACGGACTGGAACCGCGCATCGAGGACGTGTGCGCGCGCCTGCTGGACGCCGTCGCCGACCGCGACCGGTTCGACCTCGTCGACGCGCTGGCCTATCCGCTCCCCATCATCGTGATCGCCGAACTGCTCGGCGTGCCGGCCGAGGACCACAGGCTGTTCCAGGAGTGGGCGAGCACCCTGTTCGGCGGCGACCGGCTCGGCGAGACGCTCGACATGGCCGACCTGGAGCGGGCGCTGAAGGCCATCGCCCCGACCGTCCGCGAGATGAGCGGCTACGTCCTGGAGCACATCCGCCACCGTCGCGCGCACCCCGGCGAGGACCTCACCAGCAAACTCCTCACCGCCGAGGTGGGCGGCACCCGACTGAGGGACGAGGAGATCGTCGGGTTCGTGGCCCTGCTGCTGGTCGCCGGGCACATCACCACCACCGCCCTGCTGGGCAACGCCGTCGTGACCTTCGACCGGCACCCCGGCACGCTCGGCGCGCTGCGCGCCGACCCCGCCCGACTGCCGGACGCCGTCGAGGAGGTGCTGCGCTGGCTGCCCCCCTTCCCCGAACTGGGCCGCCGCACCACCCGGCCCGTGGTCCTCGGCGGACACGACATCCCGGCCGACGCCCTGGTGATGGCCCACCTGGGAGCCGCCAACCGCGACCCGGCCCGCTTCACCGCGCCGGACGTCCTCGACGTGACCCGCAGCCCGAACCCCCACCTGACCTTCGGGCACGGCATCCACTTCTGCTTCGGCGCGCCACTGGCCCGACTGGAGGCACGGATCGCGCTGCGCATGCTGCTCGATCGCTTCCGCCACATCGCCATCCCGTCACCCGACGAGGTCACGTTCCAGAACCCGGCCGTGATCGTCGGCGTACGCCACCTGCCGATCGAGGTCGACCGGCCGTAGCGCCGGCCGCCGCCGCACCGGCCGGCCCCGCACCGCTCACCTCGCGGACCGGCCCGGTACCTTCCCCGCCACATTCACCAGGAGTCCCCATTCCCATGCCGTACCCCACCGGCGCTCCGGTCACCGACCGGCGGCCAACCCTCTCGCACCAGGTACTACAGGACCGCCTGGATGCCCTCGCCCGCCTCCACCGGGTACCCGGCGCCCAACTGGCCGTGGACACCGGGACGCAGGTCCTGAGCGTGCACACCGGAACGGCCGACGTCGCCACGGGCACCCCGTTCACCGCGGACACGGCCGTACCGCTGGGGTCCGTCACCAAGGCCTACACGGCGGCGGCCGTGATGATCCTGGCCGACGACGGCGACCTCGATCCGGACGACCCCGTCGTCGAGTTCCTCCCGGAGTTGCGGGAGTTACCCGAGGTGGCGATACGTCACCTGCTCGGCCACACCGCCGGCCTGCCCACCGGGCCGGACTCGGACACCGCCGCGGGCACCACCGCGTCCCGCTACCTGTCGACGGTCTGCACCGCACGGGACGCGCTGTTCGCACCCGGAACCGGTTTCTCCTACTCCAACGCCGGCTACGTCGCCGCCGGCCGACTGGTGGAGGCGGTGACGGGCATGACCTGGCAGGAAGCCGTCCGGGTGCTGCTGTTGGAGCCCCTCGGCACCGTGCCCGCCTTCCTCGACGACACCCGCCCCACCCGCCCGATCGCGGCCGGCCACGCCCTCAACACGGCATCGGGCCGGACG carries:
- a CDS encoding alpha/beta fold hydrolase; amino-acid sequence: MRELRRSERPTAHVVLLPHAGGAATFFASFARHFPEGFDVSAVQYPGRQERLGEPFVTTIEELADRLTPSCRRYAADTVPLVLFGHSMGAAVAFETALRLAAEGTTARCRLVVSGRSAPSVRRESHVHRGTDREILDHLAELGGTDTEVMREPELMSMIMPAIRNDYRAIELYRPAANVVVDMPVMCLTGDRDRWVTHEGAAAWKDHTSADFRLRTFPGGHFYLTEHREAVARLVAEWGGSVRDRPSPGADG
- a CDS encoding ArsR/SmtB family transcription factor; amino-acid sequence: MPVQLSHPPLEAVELGAVYAALADRHRRRVVVRLASEPGTEVACSTLDVPGSKSTRSYHWKVLREAGFILQRSTGTGMLLRLRPDFEERFPGLLDSLLRLEGSATPEEP
- a CDS encoding NAD(P)-dependent oxidoreductase, with the protein product MSTAQPTIAVLGTGIIGAPVARNLSKSGFAVRAWNRTGSKAEALTADGVRAVDTPADAVADADVVLTALNDGPRVLEAMEAAAPGLAEGAIWVQTSTVGEEVDRLAAHAAEAGLVFVDAPVQGTRQPAELGKLVIMAAGPQVVRPTVQPIFDAIGSRTVWVGEDGASGAASRLKLVLNTWVIALTHGVGEALALADRLGVEPEHFLDVVAGGPMDNGFFRAKSSAILSGDYTPSFSVDNSEKDARLVLEAARRVGVRLDCVEAGHRRFRRASEQGHGGRDMAAGYFASFDA
- a CDS encoding cytochrome P450, with translation MTSSQLRQRASAFDALADRWRSLHASGPVLYDEKQGLWQVVDHRGVAAVLADPVTYSSDLSPITPTQKDFEAFRQGNFVGMDPPEHRKLRTLVSQAFTPRVVHGLEPRIEDVCARLLDAVADRDRFDLVDALAYPLPIIVIAELLGVPAEDHRLFQEWASTLFGGDRLGETLDMADLERALKAIAPTVREMSGYVLEHIRHRRAHPGEDLTSKLLTAEVGGTRLRDEEIVGFVALLLVAGHITTTALLGNAVVTFDRHPGTLGALRADPARLPDAVEEVLRWLPPFPELGRRTTRPVVLGGHDIPADALVMAHLGAANRDPARFTAPDVLDVTRSPNPHLTFGHGIHFCFGAPLARLEARIALRMLLDRFRHIAIPSPDEVTFQNPAVIVGVRHLPIEVDRP
- a CDS encoding TetR/AcrR family transcriptional regulator, yielding MSPRPRNFDLDHALDAAMATFWDKGYAATSAQDLVESTGLGRGSLYNAFHSKHDLFEAAIERYDAEWTTRLVALLEEGPGLARDRIRAVLMSVVEEETAEAPEHRGCLVVNTAMELAGRDPRVTELVRRTFARMEAALTACVEQGWRDGSIEETAASRSLALHLLNSLYGLRVLGKVADRETLVGVVDRALPPLP